Genomic window (Fretibacterium sp. OH1220_COT-178):
CCTCGTCCGCAAGGTCGATATCGCTCTTCTGGGGGTCGCTCTCCTTGAGCGGCTCATCGTCCAGAATACGGGTCGTGAAGTCGACGGTAACGACGTCCCCCTCCTCCGCCGGGCGCTCCACCGGCTCCAGCCGGGAATGACCATGCATGACGCTGCGGACCAAGTCGTTCAGCATCTCGTCCGTGACCTTGGCGTTCAACCTCTCCACTTCTATCTCTTCGAGAGCGGGCAGCTCCGTCTCCGGCATGACCTCGAAGGCAAGTTCGCAGACCACGGGAGCCCCCTCCTGGATGTCGCTCACATTTATGGAAGGATCGGAGATCGTGTCCAGGGCGTAGTCCTCGACGACCTGCTGCAACGCCCCGGGGAGAATCTTCTCGAGGGCCTCGTTGTAAAGGGATTGGCGTCCTACGCGCATCTCGATCACTCGGCGCGGGGCGTGTCCCTTGCGAAAACCCGGTATGGCCGTCTCCCGGGAAATCTCTCCAAGCGCCTCGGCAAGGCCCTTGGAGAATTCGGCAGCCTCGAACTCCACCTTGACCCTGACGATATTCTTCTCCTGCCCCAACAACTCCGTCTTCATCTCTCATACTCCTTTCGACCTGTCGAACGGGCGTATTATACCAAAAAATCGGGCCCGGCCCCATAACACTCGGCTTTTTCAGGGAATATCCGCCTTTTTGAAGCCTCCTTTTCCGGGTCTCTATGCTAGAATGAAGCTCGTCCGGTTTTTCGAGGACCGTCTGTCGGTCGTTTCGTCAGCCACTCAAAATCAAGGAGGAAGTAGATCATGCCTATGCAAATAGGATTGGACGAGCTGTTGTCCATGCTGCTGGCCCGCGTTGACGGCCTCGCGATGGATTCCGAAAATCAGAAGAGCCGCTTCAATATCATGTTCCGCATTCTTTACAAGAAGGGACTCTTCTCCGAGGCCGACGCCCTTGAGTCGGTTCGTGAGGAGCATCGCATTCTCAAGGAGCTCGGGATGCTGGAGAAAATGCCCGAGGAAGAATCTCTCAAAGCCGCCGCCGATACTCTGATGCTGTGGGTCAAGGGCGATGTGGAGGCGATCCGCAGGTCCATCGAGGAGTACGACAAACGGCTCCAGGAGGCCATGGCAAAGCAGCAGAAGCCGAAGATCGACGTGGCGTCCGCAGCGGTACTGAACCAGCTGGACCGCATGGGCGGAAACCCTCAGGGCGGAAAAAAACTCATTCTCTAACCCTACCTTGCGTTGTTCCCAATGTCCCGCTTTGGCCTGGCGCTGGTAAGACTTTGGAGGCAAGCCGCGAGCCGCGCATATCTGGTGGCTTTGTTCGATGCGCTTCTCGTCTCGCTCGCCACGTATCTCGGGTACTCCATACGCCTGACCCTTTTCATCCCGGACCATTATGTCGTCGACTGCGCCCGAGCCGCACTTGCCTTCTCGAGCTGCACGTTGTTCGTCTTCGCCCTGGGAGGACAGTACAGGGTGATGTGGCTCCAAGCGGGATTGGAGGACTATCTTCGCTTCGCGAGGCTCTACCTTCTGGCCGCTCTGCTCTTTTTTCTCGCGCAGACCGTCTGGCGCTTCGCCCTGCTTCCGCGAACCTCGCTGGCAATCATGTTCTTCTCGGCATTCGTTCTCTGCAGCGCCCTGCGGGTCTCCTGGAGGCTGCTGCACGAACCGACTCCGGCTCAAGCCATCCGGCAAAGGGCCCTCATCGTGGGAGCGGGCGAGGCGGGCATCCTGCTGGCCCGGGATCTCAACAGAAACCCAGGTAACCTTGTCCCCGTAGCCTTCGTGGATGACGATCCCCAGAAGATCGGCAAAACGGTCGACGGGCTGGAGGTCGCGGGATCCACCGAACAGCTGCCCGAGATCATCCGCGACCGAGCGGCCAAGGTCGTCCTGATCGCGATCCCGTCGGCGCACGGACGAAAGATTCGTTCCCTCTACAACCGGCTCGCGCCTTTAGGCGTCGAGGTCCGCATTCTCCCCACCCTGGGGGAGCTCGCAGGAGGTCTCATCTCCTTCACCCGGCTTCGCAACGTCAAATTGGAGGACCTTTTGGGCCGGGATCCCGTGACGATGAACCTGAAGGAGACCCTGCACTACATCCACGGGCGCAGCGTCCTGGTCACGGGAGCGGGCGGATCCATCGGCAGCGAAATCGTTCGGCAGGTCGTCCGCAACGCCCCCAAGGAAGTCCTGCTCCTCGGGCACGGGGAACAGTCCATCTACCTTCTGCTCGAGGAAATG
Coding sequences:
- a CDS encoding polysaccharide biosynthesis protein, whose product is MALFDALLVSLATYLGYSIRLTLFIPDHYVVDCARAALAFSSCTLFVFALGGQYRVMWLQAGLEDYLRFARLYLLAALLFFLAQTVWRFALLPRTSLAIMFFSAFVLCSALRVSWRLLHEPTPAQAIRQRALIVGAGEAGILLARDLNRNPGNLVPVAFVDDDPQKIGKTVDGLEVAGSTEQLPEIIRDRAAKVVLIAIPSAHGRKIRSLYNRLAPLGVEVRILPTLGELAGGLISFTRLRNVKLEDLLGRDPVTMNLKETLHYIHGRSVLVTGAGGSIGSEIVRQVVRNAPKEVLLLGHGEQSIYLLLEEMQRSAPFLPLHPIIADVADEIAIGDVFRRWRPHVVFHAAAHKHVPLMESSPREAMRVNGLGTRTVARAAGREGAERMVLISTDKAVNPSSVMGASKRLAEKILEREQRLHPGTAYMAVRFGNVLGSRGSVIPKFERQIAAGGPVTVTAPRMKRYFMLIPEAVSLVLQAGDISRGGELFVLDMGEPVVITEMAELLIRLHGYEPYRDIPIVFTGIRPGEKLEEELFYDPSSVHPTPHPKVFSAHLRESQESEDLDSRLERGIAHPELALSLLCELVPEYIPSSRRDH